A single Cucumis melo cultivar AY chromosome 4, USDA_Cmelo_AY_1.0, whole genome shotgun sequence DNA region contains:
- the LOC103502576 gene encoding cytochrome P450 CYP82D47-like encodes MEKPPHAVAGVIFALVFIIYLLFIVSRRSAGHPKRFPPEADGAWPVIGHLHLLNASEPIHITLAKMADAYGPIFTFRFGMKRALIVSNWEIAKECFTTNDRIFASRPKQLASKLLAYDYAMMVFSPYNQHWRYVRKLAMLGLFTNQRIEQLEHVRAVEVHSWMKELYELYWLKNNNNKSEKVVVEMKKWFVDITINTMFKMVVGKRFATAFDDHVSREKCRKALGGFFEFFIKFIPSESFSFFSWLDLGGHEKAMKKTAQILDETFHKFLQEHRERRDYCSTGEMEEKDFMDVMISSVEDEDGEQLNYDADTIIKATCLNVILGGIDTATITMSWALSLLLNNENALKKAQLELNEQVGRARQVKETDLKNLPYLQAIVKETLRLHPPGPLLVPHESIEDCTIGSHHIPKGTRLIVNAQKLQKDPLVWDNPCEFRPERFITNQNNFDVRGQNPQLIPFGNGRRMCPAISFALQMIHLTLSNLLHGFKLDRPSQELVDMEESCGLASGRKAPLEVVLTPRLPASVYE; translated from the exons ATGGAAAAACCGCCTCACGCCGTTGCCGGAGTAATCTTTGCACTTGTCTTCATTATCTATCTTCTTTTCATCGTGTCTAGGAGATCCGCAGGTCATCCTAAGAGATTCCCACCAGAAGCCGATGGCGCTTGGCCAGTGATCGGCCACCTCCATCTTCTAAATGCAAGTGAGCCAATCCACATAACATTGGCCAAAATGGCCGATGCGTATGGACCAATATTCACGTTCAGATTCGGTATGAAAAGGGCGTTGATTGTGAGCAATTGGGAAATAGCGAAAGAATGTTTTACTACAAACGATAGAATCTTTGCGTCTCGTCCAAAGCAACTTGCATCAAAGCTTCTTGCCTATGACTACGCAATGATGGTGTTCAGCCCTTACAATCAACACTGGCGCTATGTACGCAAACTAGCCATGCTCGGACTCTTCACTAACCAACGCATCGAGCAGCTTGAACACGTTAGAGCAGTCGAAGTTCATAGTTGGATGAAGGAACTTTATGAGTTATATTGGCTcaaaaataacaataacaaaaGTGAGAAAGTTGTGGTGGAAATGAAGAAATGGTTTGTAGACATAACCATCAACACCATGTTCAAGATGGTGGTCGGAAAGCGATTTGCGACTGCCTTTGACGACCATGTAAGCCGTGAAAAGTGTCGAAAGGCGTTGGGGGGTTTCTTTGAATTCTTTATAAAATTCATTCCTTCAGAATCGTTTTCGTTTTTTAGTTGGTTGGATTTAGGAGGACACGAGAAAGCGATGAAGAAGACTGCACAAATATTAGATGAGACTTTTCACAAATTCCTCCAAGAACATCGTGAGAGGAGAGATTATTGCAGTACTGGAGAGATGGAAGAAAAAGACTTCATGGATGTAATGATTTCTAGTGTTGAAGATGAGGATGGAGAGCAGCTCAACTACGATGCTGATACAATTATCAAAGCCACGTGCTTG AATGTGATATTAGGTGGAATTGACACTGCAACAATTACAATGTCATGGGCTCTTTCTTTACTTCTCAACAATGAAAATGCATTAAAGAAGGCCCAACTTGAGTTAAACGAACAAGTTGGAAGAGCAAGACAAGTGAAAGAGACGGATTTGAAAAATCTACCATATCTCCAAGCTATTGTTAAGGAAACTCTACGATTACACCCACCTGGACCACTCTTAGTCCCTCATGAGTCAATAGAAGATTGTACAATTGGTAGCCACCACATTCCAAAAGGGACCCGCCTCATTGTCAATGCTCAAAAGCTCCAAAAAGACCCACTGGTTTGGGACAATCCATGTGAATTTCGACCGGAAAGATTTATAACAAACCAAAACAATTTTGATGTTAGAGGACAAAATCCTCAATTGATACCATTTGGAAATGGTCGAAGAATGTGCCCGGCCATCTCGTTCGCCCTTCAAATGATACATCTTACGCTATCCAACTTGCTACATGGGTTCAAACTTGATAGACCATCACAAGAACTTGTTGACATGGAAGAGAGCTGTGGATTGGCCAGTGGTAGAAAAGCACCGCTCGAAGTTGTTTTAACTCCGCGACTACCCGCTTCTGTTTATGAGTAA